Proteins encoded together in one Peribacillus asahii window:
- a CDS encoding MaoC/PaaZ C-terminal domain-containing protein, translating into MMLLQQLEVGETLADIQLEPVSRLDLIKYAGASGDYNPIHTIDEEAKATGLPGVIAHGMWTMGNLSKLFTSYYEEGFIETFSIRFKGMVFLHDVIRIQATLAEKSSQALRFQVRAVNQRGEDVIAGEVMYALYEL; encoded by the coding sequence TTAGCCGATATCCAATTAGAGCCTGTATCACGGTTAGATTTAATTAAATATGCAGGAGCTTCTGGAGATTACAATCCGATTCATACGATTGATGAAGAAGCGAAAGCGACGGGGTTACCAGGGGTCATTGCTCACGGTATGTGGACCATGGGCAATTTATCCAAGTTATTCACCTCATATTATGAGGAAGGATTTATTGAAACCTTCTCCATTCGATTTAAAGGTATGGTATTTCTACATGATGTGATTCGCATACAGGCTACGTTAGCTGAAAAATCATCACAAGCATTGCGGTTTCAAGTTAGAGCTGTCAATCAACGTGGAGAAGATGTGATAGCGGGAGAAGTGATGTATGCTCTTTATGAATTGTAA